Part of the Paenibacillus aurantius genome, AAGGCATCCTCCTATGGCCCTGGCCCCGGCCGGCGGGCACGCACGCTGACGACGATTCTCCTTCCGGAGAAGAGTGTTCCTTCAGAGGGGGACGAGAAGCCGAAGGCAGACGGAGCGGAATGAGCCCCACATAATAAAAGAGAGAAAAAGAGAGGGACGGTCACAATGAAACACCCGATTACCGAGCAGGAAGTTACCATTCACGCGGCCTATGAATTGGCGGGAGCTATGACGCTTCCGGGGGCGATTGATAAGAAAGCGGGCGAAAGAAATGGGGAAGCGGCTGGGCAAGAGACCGAGGCTGTACCGGGTGAGGGAGGCAGGCCGGACAGAGGCGTTTCGGTTCGTTATCCCGCCATCCTGATCATCCCCGGGACTGGAGGGAACGACCGGGATGGCAACAGCCGAATGCTTCGCATGAACCTGTACAAGGATTTGGCGCATGTTCTGACGGGGCTCGGCTGGGCAACCCTCCGCTACGACAAGCGGGGAATCGGCCGCAGCAAGGGAAGCTTCCTTGAATCCGGCATGTGGGATCAGGTGGACGACGCCGAGGCCTGCCTCCGGTATCTCGAGGCCCATCCGCAGGTCGACCCGAACCGAATCCTCATTCTCGGCCACAGCGAGGGCTGCATCCTCGGCCCGGCTCTGAACGCCCGGCATCCGGTGAGCGGGCTGATACTGCTCGCGGGAGTGGCCGGCTCCCTGAAGGATGCCCTGCCGATGCAGAACGAGAGGGCGATCGGGGAGCTGGAAGCGTTGACCGGCTTCAAGGGCTTCCTCGTCCGTCTCCTGAAGGTCGGGAATAAGGCGCGCAAGCAGCAGGGGAAGCTCTTTCGCAGGCTGGAGCAGTCGACCGTTCCGGTCATTCGAGTTCAGGGCAAGAAGCTCAACGCCAAGTGGTTCCGGGAGCATCTCGCCTACAACGTCATGGACGATTTGGCGAAGGCCGCTTGTCCTACGCTGGCCGTCACGGGAGACAAGGACCTCCAAGTCGATCCCGCGGACGCCGAGAGGATGGCGGCAGCCGTGAAGGGCGAAGGGGAATGGAGGATCATCCCGAACATGACCCA contains:
- a CDS encoding alpha/beta hydrolase family protein encodes the protein MKHPITEQEVTIHAAYELAGAMTLPGAIDKKAGERNGEAAGQETEAVPGEGGRPDRGVSVRYPAILIIPGTGGNDRDGNSRMLRMNLYKDLAHVLTGLGWATLRYDKRGIGRSKGSFLESGMWDQVDDAEACLRYLEAHPQVDPNRILILGHSEGCILGPALNARHPVSGLILLAGVAGSLKDALPMQNERAIGELEALTGFKGFLVRLLKVGNKARKQQGKLFRRLEQSTVPVIRVQGKKLNAKWFREHLAYNVMDDLAKAACPTLAVTGDKDLQVDPADAERMAAAVKGEGEWRIIPNMTHILKITEETPAMLTLIKQYKRMAGEPIAPELAEVLQQWLQAHYERSA